A window of Halostella salina contains these coding sequences:
- a CDS encoding isocitrate/isopropylmalate dehydrogenase family protein, producing MTHQIAVIPGDGIGQEVTPAAVDVLAALDPDFEFVEGEAGDAVKAETGEALPQATRDLAADADATLFGAAGETAADVILPLREVVGSFANVRPARSYPGLDAVQPDTDLVFIRENTEGVYSGIESEITDGVTTLTRVITEDASRDIAEFGFDYAAENGYDDVTIAHKANVMRTTDGEFLAAAEAVGDARDADYDTALMDALAMHLVMRPEEYGVVICPNLAGDMLSDLAAGLVGGLGLLPSANVGRENALFEPVHGSAPDIAGEGVANPTAMILSAAMLLDHLGHSDEAARVRAAVEDVLDAGPRTPDLGGDATTEDVTEAVVDAL from the coding sequence ATGACCCACCAGATCGCCGTCATCCCCGGCGACGGCATCGGACAGGAAGTGACGCCCGCAGCAGTCGACGTGCTGGCGGCGCTGGACCCCGACTTCGAGTTCGTCGAGGGCGAGGCGGGCGACGCAGTGAAGGCGGAAACCGGCGAGGCGCTGCCCCAGGCGACGCGCGACCTCGCGGCCGACGCCGACGCGACGCTGTTCGGCGCGGCCGGCGAGACGGCCGCCGACGTGATCCTCCCCCTCCGGGAGGTCGTCGGCTCGTTCGCCAACGTCCGCCCGGCGCGGTCCTACCCCGGCCTCGACGCGGTCCAGCCCGACACCGACCTCGTGTTCATCCGGGAGAACACCGAGGGCGTCTACTCGGGCATCGAGTCCGAGATAACCGACGGCGTGACGACGCTCACCCGCGTGATCACCGAGGACGCCTCCCGGGACATCGCCGAGTTCGGCTTCGACTACGCCGCCGAGAACGGCTACGACGACGTGACGATCGCCCACAAGGCCAACGTGATGCGGACGACGGACGGCGAGTTCCTGGCGGCGGCTGAGGCGGTCGGCGACGCCCGCGACGCCGACTACGACACCGCGCTGATGGACGCGCTGGCGATGCATCTCGTGATGCGGCCCGAGGAGTACGGCGTCGTCATCTGCCCGAACCTCGCGGGCGACATGCTGTCGGACCTCGCTGCGGGGCTCGTCGGCGGGCTCGGCCTGCTCCCCTCGGCCAACGTCGGCCGGGAGAACGCGCTGTTCGAGCCGGTCCACGGCTCCGCGCCGGACATCGCCGGCGAGGGGGTCGCCAACCCGACCGCGATGATCCTCTCGGCCGCGATGCTGCTCGACCACCTCGGCCACAGCGACGAAGCTGCGCGCGTTCGCGCTGCCGTCGAGGACGTGCTCGACGCAGGCCCCCGGACGCCCGACCTGGGCGGCGACGCGACGACGGAGGACGTCACCGAGGCGGTCGTCGACGCGCTGTAA
- the leuD gene encoding 3-isopropylmalate dehydratase small subunit — MTDEVEIPEVTHVSGSGVPIRGNDIDTDQIIPARFMKVVTFDGLGQFSFFDLRFDDDDNPKDHPFNENRFKDSSVMVVNANFGCGSSREHAPQALMRWGIDAIIGESFAEIFAGNCLALGIPTVTADSETIETLQDWVDANPDGDIDLDVEAETVTYGGQTVDVTVDDAQRKALVDGVWDTTALMKSNEAAIRETAESLPYVEDGKRV; from the coding sequence ATGACCGACGAGGTCGAGATCCCCGAGGTGACCCACGTCTCCGGCTCCGGCGTGCCGATCCGCGGCAACGACATCGACACCGACCAGATCATCCCGGCGCGGTTCATGAAGGTCGTCACGTTCGACGGACTGGGCCAGTTCTCCTTCTTCGACCTGCGCTTCGACGACGACGACAATCCGAAGGACCACCCGTTCAACGAGAACCGGTTCAAAGACTCCTCGGTGATGGTCGTCAACGCGAACTTCGGCTGTGGCTCCTCGCGCGAGCACGCCCCGCAGGCGCTGATGCGCTGGGGCATCGACGCAATCATCGGCGAGTCGTTCGCGGAGATCTTCGCGGGCAACTGTCTCGCGCTCGGCATCCCCACGGTCACGGCCGACAGCGAAACGATCGAAACGCTACAGGACTGGGTCGACGCGAACCCCGACGGCGACATCGACCTCGACGTGGAGGCCGAGACGGTCACGTACGGCGGTCAGACCGTCGACGTCACCGTCGACGACGCCCAGCGAAAGGCCCTGGTCGACGGCGTCTGGGACACCACCGCGCTGATGAAGTCGAACGAGGCGGCGATCCGCGAGACGGCCGAGAGCCTCCCGTACGTCGAGGACGGCAAGCGGGTCTGA
- the leuC gene encoding 3-isopropylmalate dehydratase large subunit, with protein sequence MSQGTLYDKVWDEHKVTELPTGQDQLFVGLHLIHEVTSPQAFGMLRERDLEVAYPDLTHATVDHIVPTADQSRPYGDDSAEEMMAELEENVREAGIEFSDPTTGDQGIVHVIGPEQGLTQPGTTIVCGDSHTSTHGAFGALAFGIGTSQIRDVLATGTVAMEKQKVRKIEVTGELPAGVEAKDIILEIIRRLGTEGGVGYVYEYAGEAIENLDMEGRMSICNMSIEGGARAGYVNPDETTYEWLEGRDEIPEGEAFEERKEYWESIRSDEDAEYDDVVTIDGSELEPVVTWGTTPGQGVGVTEPIPEPEALPEEKQDTARRAQEHMRVEPGDTMEGYDIDVAFLGSCTNARLPDLRRAARIVEGREVHDDVRAMVVPGSQRVQKAAEEEGLKDIFEAAGFEWRNAGCSMCLGMNEDQLEGDEACASSSNRNFVGRQGSKDGRTVLMNPRMVVAAAVNGEVTDVRELKEVTSA encoded by the coding sequence ATGAGCCAGGGCACGCTGTACGACAAGGTCTGGGACGAGCACAAGGTGACGGAGCTACCGACTGGACAGGACCAGCTGTTCGTCGGTCTCCACCTCATCCACGAGGTGACCAGCCCGCAGGCGTTCGGGATGCTCCGCGAGCGCGACCTGGAGGTCGCGTACCCGGACCTGACCCACGCGACGGTCGACCACATCGTCCCGACGGCCGACCAGTCCCGGCCGTACGGCGACGACTCCGCCGAGGAGATGATGGCCGAACTGGAGGAGAACGTCCGCGAGGCCGGCATCGAGTTCTCGGACCCGACGACGGGCGACCAGGGCATCGTCCACGTCATCGGCCCGGAGCAGGGGCTCACCCAGCCCGGGACGACCATCGTCTGTGGTGACAGCCACACCTCGACCCACGGCGCGTTCGGCGCGCTCGCGTTCGGGATCGGCACGTCGCAGATCCGGGACGTGCTCGCGACCGGCACGGTCGCGATGGAGAAACAGAAGGTCCGGAAGATCGAGGTCACCGGCGAACTGCCGGCCGGCGTCGAAGCGAAGGACATCATTCTGGAGATCATCCGCCGCCTCGGCACCGAGGGCGGCGTCGGCTACGTGTACGAGTACGCCGGCGAGGCCATCGAGAACCTCGACATGGAGGGGCGGATGTCGATCTGCAACATGTCCATCGAGGGCGGCGCTCGCGCGGGCTACGTCAACCCCGACGAAACCACGTACGAGTGGCTCGAAGGCCGCGACGAGATCCCAGAGGGCGAGGCGTTCGAGGAGCGAAAGGAGTACTGGGAGTCCATCAGATCGGACGAGGACGCCGAGTACGACGACGTGGTCACCATCGACGGGTCGGAGCTCGAACCGGTCGTCACGTGGGGCACGACCCCCGGCCAGGGCGTCGGCGTGACCGAACCCATCCCCGAACCCGAGGCGCTCCCCGAGGAGAAGCAGGACACCGCCCGACGCGCGCAGGAGCACATGCGCGTCGAACCGGGCGACACGATGGAAGGGTACGACATCGACGTGGCCTTCCTCGGCTCATGTACGAACGCCCGTCTGCCCGACCTGCGCCGCGCAGCGCGCATCGTCGAGGGCCGCGAGGTCCACGACGACGTCCGCGCGATGGTCGTCCCCGGCAGCCAGCGCGTGCAGAAAGCCGCCGAGGAGGAAGGACTCAAGGACATCTTCGAAGCCGCCGGTTTCGAGTGGCGCAACGCCGGCTGTTCGATGTGCCTCGGGATGAACGAGGACCAGCTGGAGGGCGACGAGGCCTGTGCCTCGTCGTCGAACCGCAACTTCGTCGGCCGTCAGGGGAGCAAGGACGGCCGCACCGTCCTGATGAACCCCCGGATGGTCGTCGCGGCGGCGGTCAACGGCGAGGTCACTGACGTGCGCGAACTGAAGGAGGTGACTTCCGCATGA
- the ilvC gene encoding ketol-acid reductoisomerase → MTDEHEFTTTVHYEDDANSAHIEDKTVAVLGYGSQGHAHSLNLHESGVDVVVGLREGSASRAAAEEEGLTVATPSEAAAAADVVSVLVPDTVQPDVYENAVAPNLDPGDTLQFAHGFNIHYNQIQPPEDVDVTMVAPKSPGHLVRRNYEKDEGTPALLAVYQDATGEATDEALAYAQGIGCARAGVLETTFQEEVESDLFGEQAVLCGGVTSLVKHGYETLVDNGYSPEAAYFECLNELKLIVDLMYEGGLGEMWDSVSDTAEYGGLVKGDEIVDESVRENMEETLEQVQNGEFAREWIAENQAGRPSYTQLREAEKNHEIEDVGERLRDLFAWAEEQGNENDKEQVTADD, encoded by the coding sequence ATGACAGACGAACACGAGTTCACCACGACGGTACATTACGAGGACGACGCGAACAGCGCGCACATCGAGGACAAGACGGTCGCGGTCCTGGGTTACGGCAGCCAGGGCCACGCCCACTCGCTCAACCTCCACGAGAGCGGGGTCGACGTGGTCGTCGGCCTCCGCGAGGGGTCGGCCTCCCGGGCCGCCGCCGAGGAGGAGGGCCTGACGGTGGCGACGCCGTCCGAGGCCGCCGCGGCGGCCGACGTCGTCTCGGTGCTGGTGCCCGACACGGTCCAGCCCGACGTGTACGAGAACGCGGTCGCGCCCAACCTCGACCCCGGCGACACGCTCCAGTTCGCGCACGGGTTCAACATCCACTACAACCAGATCCAGCCGCCCGAGGACGTGGACGTGACGATGGTCGCGCCCAAGAGCCCGGGCCACCTCGTCCGCCGCAACTACGAGAAGGACGAGGGCACCCCGGCGCTGCTGGCGGTGTACCAGGACGCGACCGGCGAGGCGACCGACGAAGCGCTGGCCTACGCGCAGGGGATCGGCTGTGCCCGGGCGGGCGTCCTCGAAACGACGTTCCAGGAGGAGGTCGAGTCCGACCTGTTCGGCGAGCAGGCCGTCCTCTGTGGCGGCGTCACCTCGCTGGTCAAGCACGGCTACGAGACGCTCGTCGACAACGGCTACAGCCCGGAGGCGGCGTACTTCGAGTGCCTGAACGAGCTGAAACTCATCGTCGACCTGATGTACGAGGGCGGGCTCGGCGAGATGTGGGATTCGGTCTCCGACACCGCCGAGTACGGCGGGCTAGTCAAGGGCGACGAGATCGTCGACGAGAGCGTCCGGGAGAACATGGAGGAGACGCTGGAGCAGGTCCAGAACGGCGAGTTCGCCCGGGAGTGGATCGCGGAGAACCAGGCCGGCCGCCCGAGCTACACCCAGCTCCGGGAGGCCGAGAAGAACCACGAGATCGAGGACGTGGGCGAGCGCCTGCGCGACCTGTTCGCGTGGGCGGAGGAACAGGGGAACGAGAACGACAAAGAACAGGTGACTGCCGATGACTGA
- the ilvN gene encoding acetolactate synthase small subunit, with amino-acid sequence MTGGLPGAAPDERPHPDGRRNSQGVRIDPEVEAEPEPRRAVLSATVKHEPGVLAAVSGLFSRRQFNIESLTVGPTEDENRARITLVIEEPDPGVEQAKKQLEKLIPVISVTELDPSASQRELALIKVDGDAPDQVQSVAEMYGGEAVDASQETVTVEITGSRQKINAAVDTFRRFDIREVVRTGTAALERGAEETR; translated from the coding sequence ATGACAGGAGGACTTCCCGGCGCGGCACCGGACGAGCGACCACACCCCGACGGACGGCGCAACTCGCAGGGCGTCCGCATCGACCCCGAAGTCGAGGCGGAGCCGGAGCCGCGGCGCGCGGTGCTGTCGGCGACGGTCAAACACGAGCCCGGCGTGCTGGCGGCCGTCTCGGGGCTGTTCTCCCGGCGGCAGTTCAACATCGAGAGCCTCACCGTCGGGCCGACGGAGGACGAGAACCGCGCCCGGATCACCCTCGTCATCGAGGAGCCGGACCCGGGCGTCGAACAGGCCAAGAAACAGCTCGAAAAGCTCATCCCGGTCATCTCGGTGACGGAGCTGGACCCGTCCGCGTCCCAGCGCGAACTGGCCCTGATCAAGGTCGACGGCGACGCCCCCGACCAGGTCCAGTCCGTCGCGGAGATGTACGGCGGCGAGGCCGTCGACGCCAGCCAGGAGACGGTCACCGTCGAGATCACGGGCAGCAGACAGAAGATAAACGCCGCGGTCGACACCTTCCGGCGGTTCGACATCCGGGAGGTCGTCCGCACCGGCACCGCCGCGCTGGAGCGCGGCGCGGAGGAGACGCGATGA